From a region of the Sporomusaceae bacterium FL31 genome:
- a CDS encoding sodium:solute symporter family protein: MNIQLMIIILYICVLFGISIYVKRRAANSSGFLFAGRKLTTTLVAANIAGTAIGAASTIGVAENAFQSGIAAGWYNVAWAAGAVLMALVAAGKYRELNCTTIPELFERYYDKKGRAIAVLGMITIQLVITSLQYLAGGAILSSLLPDIFSFQGGMVTSAIVFIGTTILGGLWSSGLSNILSVTLIYVGILISTITIVTNQGGINAIAASLPPTVDWFGPVGGLGLATIVGWFAVMMTQTITAQGPVQVACAAIDSKAAKKGFLWGALLMFPVGFSCAIMGVAARAAHPEMKATLALPQMIMGLDPFISGLTLAALWAADVATACHILLAAGTLFSQDIYQRFINPTVSDARYTLINRYAILGLGTITLWFAFNAVGIVKTMLIGLSLTTAFTLVFLFTMFAPGLCRRNSAFYTTLAGIITLFAWQAFPSVQIFAHPIYMEWLVCLATFLLVSLIDKERITAPDKMEAEESGLCKC; encoded by the coding sequence ATGAATATTCAACTAATGATCATCATTCTGTACATTTGTGTCTTGTTTGGAATTAGTATTTATGTGAAACGGCGGGCTGCAAACAGCAGCGGCTTTCTATTTGCCGGACGCAAATTAACGACAACCTTGGTAGCCGCCAACATTGCCGGTACCGCTATCGGAGCAGCTTCGACAATTGGAGTGGCTGAAAATGCCTTCCAATCAGGGATTGCCGCTGGCTGGTACAATGTAGCCTGGGCGGCAGGAGCTGTGCTGATGGCCTTAGTGGCAGCCGGCAAATACCGCGAGTTAAATTGCACAACCATACCGGAATTATTTGAACGTTATTATGATAAAAAAGGCCGTGCCATTGCGGTGCTGGGAATGATCACTATTCAACTGGTCATTACCTCTTTGCAATATCTGGCTGGAGGAGCTATTCTTTCCTCCTTGCTCCCAGATATATTTTCCTTTCAGGGTGGCATGGTAACAAGTGCTATCGTATTTATCGGTACTACAATACTGGGCGGCTTATGGTCATCCGGTCTTTCTAATATTTTAAGTGTTACTCTTATTTACGTCGGTATCTTAATCAGCACCATCACCATTGTCACCAATCAAGGCGGCATCAACGCAATTGCTGCGTCTTTGCCTCCTACTGTTGACTGGTTTGGACCGGTTGGCGGACTGGGGTTAGCAACCATTGTCGGGTGGTTTGCTGTCATGATGACTCAGACTATTACAGCGCAAGGACCCGTGCAGGTTGCCTGCGCTGCCATTGACAGCAAAGCAGCAAAGAAAGGCTTCTTATGGGGAGCATTGCTGATGTTCCCGGTAGGCTTCTCCTGTGCCATCATGGGAGTAGCCGCCAGGGCTGCTCATCCAGAGATGAAAGCCACTTTAGCTTTGCCGCAAATGATTATGGGACTTGATCCGTTCATTTCAGGTCTTACCCTGGCTGCTTTATGGGCTGCCGATGTAGCGACTGCCTGCCACATCTTACTTGCTGCCGGAACATTATTCTCGCAGGATATTTATCAGCGCTTTATTAATCCCACAGTCAGTGACGCTCGGTATACACTTATCAATCGCTATGCAATCCTTGGCCTTGGCACAATCACCTTGTGGTTTGCCTTCAATGCTGTTGGTATTGTAAAAACCATGTTGATTGGCCTTAGCCTGACAACTGCTTTTACTCTGGTGTTTTTGTTTACCATGTTTGCCCCTGGGCTTTGCCGTCGCAACTCAGCCTTTTATACCACACTGGCTGGTATTATCACCTTATTCGCCTGGCAAGCTTTCCCATCTGTACAAATATTTGCCCACCCCATTTATATGGAGTGGCTTGTATGCCTAGCAACCTTCCTGTTAGTTAGCTTGATTGACAAAGAAAGAATTACTGCTCCCGATAAAATGGAGGCTGAAGAAAGTGGATTATGCAAGTGTTGA
- a CDS encoding ethanolamine utilization protein EutJ encodes MSKRFFRVSYLLILLIAVTGLIAGCGDSASKDIKIGMVYELTGNTASYGTSAANGAKLAFKEINANGGVLGKQIQIVTADNKGEPSESANAMTKVITQDKVVAVTGFTVSSCGIAGSVVAEDNKIPFVAAATVNPKVTVDERTGKVKAYTFRACFIDSFQGTVGANFALNSLKVKKAAILIDNSSDYSKGLSKVFRDVFSAGGGQIVAEEAYLQKDQDFKSTLTAIKAQNPELLYIPGYYEDVGKIIKQARELGMTIPILGGDAWDSPKLAELGGPQPLNNTYFTNFYSVEDKNPVSNAFIEAYKKEYGQLPDSMAAMGYDAAHLLVDAIKRANSTESSKIREALAATKNFKSVSGDMDLNATHDAVRGVVIIEMKDGKQVYKETVKQ; translated from the coding sequence ATGAGCAAGCGATTTTTTAGAGTGAGTTATCTGCTGATCTTGCTTATTGCTGTTACTGGCCTGATTGCAGGCTGCGGTGACAGCGCAAGCAAGGATATTAAAATTGGGATGGTCTACGAATTAACTGGCAATACGGCATCATACGGTACTTCTGCAGCAAACGGGGCCAAGCTGGCGTTTAAAGAAATTAATGCCAATGGTGGTGTTTTAGGAAAGCAAATTCAGATTGTTACGGCTGATAATAAGGGTGAACCCTCTGAATCGGCCAATGCGATGACAAAAGTCATTACCCAGGATAAAGTAGTGGCTGTTACTGGGTTTACGGTGAGCTCCTGTGGTATTGCCGGATCAGTGGTTGCAGAGGATAATAAAATACCGTTTGTGGCTGCTGCAACGGTTAATCCCAAAGTAACAGTGGATGAACGTACCGGTAAAGTAAAGGCATACACCTTTCGTGCCTGCTTTATTGACTCCTTCCAGGGTACAGTCGGTGCCAATTTTGCATTAAATAGCTTGAAAGTAAAAAAAGCTGCTATTCTAATTGATAATTCCAGCGATTATAGCAAAGGGTTATCGAAAGTTTTCAGAGATGTCTTTAGTGCTGGTGGCGGGCAAATCGTAGCCGAAGAGGCCTATCTGCAAAAAGACCAGGATTTCAAATCTACGCTTACAGCGATAAAAGCCCAAAATCCTGAGTTACTCTACATACCTGGTTACTATGAAGATGTTGGTAAGATTATAAAGCAGGCTCGTGAGCTGGGAATGACCATTCCTATTTTGGGTGGAGACGCCTGGGACTCACCAAAGTTGGCCGAATTGGGTGGCCCTCAACCGCTGAATAATACTTATTTTACAAATTTCTATTCGGTAGAGGACAAGAATCCGGTGTCAAATGCCTTTATCGAAGCTTATAAAAAAGAATATGGACAATTGCCAGACTCAATGGCCGCGATGGGCTATGATGCTGCTCACTTGCTTGTTGATGCAATCAAACGGGCCAATAGTACCGAGTCCAGCAAAATTAGGGAAGCATTGGCTGCAACGAAAAACTTTAAAAGTGTAAGTGGCGATATGGATTTAAATGCTACGCATGATGCGGTGAGAGGCGTAGTGATTATCGAAATGAAAGATGGCAAACAGGTTTATAAAGAGACTGTAAAACAATAG
- a CDS encoding MarR family transcriptional regulator, with product MKTEKNLSNQSLCHCTNLRRASRAITQFYDEMLVPSGLKVTQYGLLNHIRRLGPLTMNELSQAMRLERTTLVRNLKPLEHMGFVESSASKNSQARQLSLTEKGLQALALAAPYWNQAQQHLAELVTEEEEQLLKGVLRKIESLVP from the coding sequence ATGAAAACAGAAAAAAACCTCAGTAACCAGAGTTTGTGTCATTGCACGAATTTACGCAGAGCCTCGCGGGCGATTACGCAGTTCTATGACGAGATGTTAGTGCCAAGCGGACTGAAAGTTACCCAATATGGATTGCTTAATCATATCAGGCGACTTGGACCACTGACCATGAATGAGCTTTCACAAGCCATGCGCTTGGAACGAACGACATTGGTTAGAAATCTTAAACCATTGGAGCATATGGGGTTTGTCGAGAGCTCTGCCAGCAAAAATTCTCAGGCTAGACAATTAAGTCTTACCGAGAAGGGGTTACAGGCGTTAGCGCTTGCTGCTCCCTATTGGAATCAAGCTCAGCAGCATTTGGCAGAACTGGTAACCGAGGAAGAAGAACAGCTTTTAAAGGGAGTATTGCGGAAGATTGAGTCGCTGGTGCCCTAA
- a CDS encoding oxidoreductase: MKSLFDQTQLAGLKLKNRFVRSATYDGFSDERGHMTEQLFQVYENLAKGGVGTIITGLTYVTDLEQPYPGQMGLYDDSFINEYQQLTEAIHSYDARIIVQLVCLGSQTTAAERKVLWGPSAIPDLYYKTTPQAMTKDEIRFVQAAFADGALRAKHAGFDGVQLHGAHGYLLSKFLTPYYNHRQDEYGGSLENRARMVFETYQAIRDKVGPDYPVLIKINCDDFMDQGMTFAECKYVCSELAKLGLNAVEISGGSGSSRPNEGVIRRVNADTESYFKAYAAEMAQEISIPAIAVGGHRNLSALTELVNQTAIEYVSLSRPFICESDLINRWQSGDTSPAQCISCSRCFRHGGTICMVRLKKKRQN, translated from the coding sequence ATGAAATCTTTATTTGATCAAACGCAGTTAGCTGGCTTAAAGCTAAAAAACAGATTTGTCCGTTCGGCAACTTATGATGGGTTCTCCGATGAACGAGGTCATATGACTGAACAGCTTTTTCAGGTTTATGAGAATTTGGCTAAGGGCGGTGTCGGCACTATTATCACCGGTCTTACCTATGTAACCGATTTAGAGCAGCCATATCCAGGCCAAATGGGTCTTTATGATGATTCCTTTATTAACGAATATCAGCAATTGACCGAGGCCATTCATAGCTATGATGCCAGGATCATTGTTCAGCTGGTTTGTCTCGGTTCACAGACGACGGCTGCTGAGCGCAAGGTACTATGGGGACCGAGTGCAATTCCTGATTTATACTATAAGACTACCCCGCAAGCCATGACAAAGGACGAAATTCGCTTTGTCCAGGCCGCCTTTGCAGACGGCGCTCTGCGTGCAAAACATGCAGGCTTTGATGGTGTTCAGCTGCATGGGGCACACGGATACTTGTTAAGTAAATTCTTGACACCTTATTATAATCACCGCCAGGATGAGTATGGCGGCAGCCTTGAAAATAGAGCCAGGATGGTATTTGAAACCTATCAGGCCATTCGGGATAAGGTAGGTCCAGACTATCCGGTTCTTATTAAAATTAATTGTGACGACTTTATGGATCAGGGCATGACTTTTGCCGAGTGCAAATATGTCTGCAGCGAATTAGCCAAATTAGGGCTGAATGCGGTGGAGATTAGCGGTGGAAGTGGCTCTTCACGGCCGAATGAGGGGGTTATCAGGAGAGTAAACGCTGATACAGAGTCATACTTTAAGGCATATGCTGCAGAGATGGCCCAGGAAATTTCTATTCCGGCCATCGCTGTCGGCGGTCACCGAAATTTATCAGCCCTTACCGAGCTGGTGAATCAAACAGCAATCGAATATGTTTCACTGTCGCGGCCATTTATTTGTGAAAGCGATTTAATCAACCGCTGGCAAAGCGGCGATACGAGCCCGGCACAATGTATATCCTGTAGTCGGTGCTTCAGGCATGGAGGAACAATCTGCATGGTTCGTTTAAAGAAAAAGCGGCAGAACTGA
- a CDS encoding TetR family transcriptional regulator: MVDSINRRERKKLNSKNAILEAAVKLFIQKGYKETAIAEIMNEADLGIGTFYNYFQSKEEILKYFLAEIISETNQHFLSLMKESKPASAILTEMFLFTGRILDENRFVLPLFLSMANKGAAPKVLTHPADGSTFKGIFSSIIKKGQEKGEFRDDIPAEVITEMFHSIFQAASFSSLDITFMQNIEYKLQLILAGLVAQQR, from the coding sequence GTGGTTGATTCAATAAATCGTCGTGAAAGAAAAAAACTAAATTCCAAAAACGCTATTCTTGAAGCTGCTGTTAAATTGTTTATTCAAAAAGGCTATAAAGAAACTGCCATTGCCGAGATCATGAACGAAGCCGATTTGGGTATTGGCACATTCTACAATTACTTTCAATCAAAAGAAGAAATTCTAAAATATTTCCTAGCTGAGATTATTTCTGAAACTAATCAGCATTTCTTAAGCTTGATGAAAGAGTCTAAACCTGCATCCGCCATTTTAACTGAAATGTTTTTATTTACAGGTAGAATCTTGGATGAAAACCGGTTTGTTCTGCCATTGTTTTTGAGTATGGCCAATAAAGGCGCTGCTCCTAAAGTACTCACTCATCCAGCGGATGGTTCAACCTTTAAAGGCATTTTTAGCAGTATCATCAAGAAAGGCCAAGAAAAAGGTGAGTTTCGAGATGATATTCCGGCTGAAGTCATTACCGAGATGTTCCATTCGATTTTCCAGGCAGCTTCCTTTAGTAGTTTAGACATTACCTTTATGCAAAACATTGAATATAAGTTACAGTTGATTTTAGCTGGACTTGTTGCTCAACAGCGCTAG
- a CDS encoding heme d1 biosynthesis radical SAM protein NirJ1 has translation MISVTKLLFSTNYFGDGLRYNQNSHGARHGVTNGSGPVVVWNSTKTCNLRCRHCYMDSDAKEYQGELSTVEAKQFIDDLAEFRVPVLLFSGGEPLIRPDFFELAAYAAEKGIRPTLSTNGTLITPEVARQIKEIGVGYVGISLDGLREVNDKFRGQDGAFQAAMQGIKNCVAVGQRVGLRFTINRHNLQELDHIFDFIEAENIDRVCFYHLVYSGRGNQMIAEDVTAAESRQAMDIIVRRTRDFEARGLVKEILTVDNHCDGVYMYLKALSENNQELADRIKSLISMNGGNRSGIAFAEVDPNGYVHPDQFTQHHTFGNVRERKFGEIWTDLTHPILAGLKDRKPLLKGRCARCQYLSNCNGNFRTRAEAMTGDFWESDPACYLTDEEIGLNK, from the coding sequence ATGATAAGTGTTACGAAACTATTATTTTCAACAAATTATTTTGGAGATGGACTACGGTATAATCAAAACTCGCATGGAGCTCGTCATGGTGTAACGAATGGCTCCGGACCAGTTGTGGTCTGGAATTCTACCAAGACTTGCAATTTGCGATGTCGTCACTGTTATATGGATTCGGATGCGAAAGAGTATCAGGGAGAATTGAGCACCGTTGAGGCCAAGCAATTTATTGATGACTTGGCTGAATTCCGCGTTCCTGTTTTATTATTTTCCGGCGGAGAACCGCTCATTAGACCGGATTTCTTTGAGTTGGCTGCTTATGCCGCTGAGAAAGGAATTCGCCCAACCTTATCAACCAACGGAACCTTAATTACGCCTGAAGTAGCTCGGCAGATTAAGGAAATTGGTGTTGGTTATGTGGGAATATCATTAGATGGCTTACGGGAAGTAAATGATAAATTCCGGGGGCAAGACGGTGCTTTCCAAGCCGCTATGCAGGGCATTAAGAACTGTGTGGCTGTAGGACAGCGTGTAGGGCTGAGATTTACGATTAATCGTCATAACCTGCAAGAACTGGATCATATTTTTGATTTCATTGAAGCCGAGAATATTGACCGTGTTTGTTTTTATCATCTGGTCTATTCAGGTCGCGGCAATCAAATGATTGCTGAAGATGTCACTGCTGCTGAGTCCCGCCAAGCCATGGACATCATTGTCCGACGGACGCGTGATTTTGAAGCGCGTGGATTGGTTAAAGAAATCTTAACTGTAGATAACCATTGTGATGGTGTATATATGTATCTTAAAGCGCTTAGTGAGAATAATCAGGAACTGGCTGATAGAATTAAGTCGCTGATTTCGATGAATGGTGGGAATCGCTCGGGGATTGCTTTCGCCGAAGTCGATCCAAATGGTTATGTGCATCCTGATCAATTTACGCAGCATCATACCTTTGGCAACGTGCGGGAACGCAAATTTGGAGAAATTTGGACTGACTTGACTCATCCAATTTTAGCAGGTCTAAAAGATCGTAAGCCTTTACTGAAAGGTCGATGTGCTCGTTGTCAATATTTAAGCAACTGTAATGGCAACTTCCGCACACGTGCTGAAGCTATGACAGGAGACTTTTGGGAATCGGATCCTGCCTGTTATCTTACTGATGAAGAAATCGGCTTAAACAAATAA
- a CDS encoding heme d1 biosynthesis radical SAM protein NirJ2 encodes MIISWNTTNACNMYCDHCYRDAGCKADEELNTAEAKTLLEQIARAGFKIMIFSGGEPLTRPDIVELVQYATSLGLRPVFGTNGTLITPEMARNLKAAGAMGMGISLDSMDAQKHNEFRRFPGAWEGAVQGMRNCRAAGLPFQIHTTIMDWNVHEIENITDFAVAEGAVAHHFFFLVPTGRAVSIEAESLRAQAYEDTLTRIMKKQQEVNIELKPTCAPQFMRIAKQMGMNMRFGRGCLAGTSYCIISPRGQVQPCAYLNIPLGDVRETPFDEIWRNHEVLQNLRTLDYKGGCGACEYKRLCGGCRARAAYYHEDDYMAEEPWCLYHGRTGE; translated from the coding sequence ATGATTATTTCCTGGAATACCACCAATGCCTGTAATATGTATTGTGATCACTGTTATCGGGATGCTGGCTGTAAAGCAGACGAAGAACTCAATACTGCAGAAGCCAAAACACTGCTTGAGCAAATTGCCAGAGCGGGTTTCAAGATCATGATTTTCAGCGGCGGCGAGCCACTCACCCGGCCTGATATCGTGGAGCTGGTTCAATATGCGACATCGTTAGGGTTACGTCCGGTTTTTGGCACAAACGGAACCCTGATTACACCGGAAATGGCACGAAACTTAAAAGCAGCTGGCGCTATGGGCATGGGAATATCACTTGATTCGATGGATGCTCAGAAACATAATGAATTCCGCCGTTTTCCGGGTGCCTGGGAAGGTGCGGTACAGGGCATGCGCAATTGCCGCGCAGCGGGCCTTCCGTTTCAAATTCATACGACTATCATGGATTGGAATGTTCATGAGATTGAGAATATTACCGATTTTGCTGTAGCGGAGGGGGCGGTAGCCCATCATTTCTTCTTTTTAGTACCGACCGGCAGGGCTGTTTCCATTGAGGCTGAATCATTGCGGGCTCAAGCTTATGAAGATACTCTGACCCGTATTATGAAAAAGCAGCAGGAAGTGAATATTGAGCTTAAACCAACCTGTGCGCCGCAATTCATGCGTATTGCCAAACAGATGGGTATGAACATGCGGTTTGGCCGTGGCTGTCTGGCGGGGACTTCCTATTGCATTATTAGTCCTCGAGGACAAGTTCAGCCTTGTGCGTACCTGAATATCCCATTAGGAGATGTGCGTGAAACTCCGTTTGATGAGATTTGGCGTAATCATGAAGTGCTGCAAAATTTACGGACACTGGACTATAAAGGTGGCTGCGGTGCTTGCGAATACAAACGTCTTTGCGGAGGCTGCCGCGCCAGGGCTGCATATTATCATGAGGACGACTATATGGCTGAAGAGCCTTGGTGTCTGTATCATGGACGCACCGGTGAATAA
- the uvrD gene encoding DNA helicase: MSEQHQDFAAEQQHLANTIEEMKQIVNELHSDIHARLQRAQKSLLMKDEVSAYVHTMMRSDHSYRIHDIESAIQSPYFGRVDFREDGTAEFHSFYIGRCKVARMEIHQDSDILVFDWRDPVATIFYECYGGRASYEVLGRYHYSGDVSIKRQYKIENSILKSIVDNYVMEQILARQQEALLGDSLLADRLRQGATDKLRDIVTSIQAEQNKIIREPLNQVIVIQGVAGSGKSTIGLHRLSYLLYNEKLNRHKLIVIAPNRIFLDYISELLPEIDATDIRQMVWDDLVAAITGKELKIAEVQKLELILAGKDKAGIRLLEDTAQLKGSLDFLQVLHTYLEQKVQKFCLKLTEIDLFDGQVIISAREQLDKFMEDLKMPYNERLQMLTRYITFKVTNYVEVLESLQAKGKGSDDRAKRCRKEAESFLDKYFKRWCAVDLLEAYREVFSSKAAFKSVRDKRYDVEAIRKHSLAVLDSQQVEREDLAPLAYLAYLFNGWAHVPRYEHIVVDEAQDLNALEFAILKQLSDNGSFTIMGDLSQGIHSYRSISSWNVVLKEVFADARTVYREIIHSYRSAKEIIDVFNCVMPQGSTRAIPVYEIGRKPTLERMVSREDGIIRMVARIESFLKHGAKSIGIITKHESDAVSLHEQLVTAATAVGVRQPFHLISGQAASYQGGISVLPVALAKGLEFDSVIIWNVSEYSTSPLNTRLLYVALSRAMHSLHVMYQGLPPISLHKYAKTYFEVSD, from the coding sequence ATGAGCGAGCAGCATCAGGATTTTGCAGCAGAACAACAACATTTGGCTAATACCATTGAAGAAATGAAGCAGATTGTCAATGAACTGCATTCTGATATTCATGCCCGATTACAGCGAGCGCAAAAATCACTGCTTATGAAAGATGAAGTCAGTGCCTATGTCCATACCATGATGCGCAGTGACCACTCTTATCGAATTCATGATATTGAGAGTGCCATTCAAAGTCCGTATTTTGGGCGAGTCGACTTTCGGGAAGATGGCACTGCTGAATTTCATAGCTTTTATATTGGACGCTGTAAGGTAGCCCGTATGGAGATTCACCAGGATAGTGACATTTTAGTCTTTGACTGGCGGGATCCTGTTGCAACCATTTTTTATGAATGCTATGGGGGCAGGGCCAGTTATGAGGTGTTGGGAAGGTATCATTATAGTGGTGATGTGAGCATCAAACGTCAGTATAAAATTGAAAATAGTATATTAAAAAGTATTGTGGATAATTACGTGATGGAACAGATTCTGGCTCGCCAGCAAGAAGCTTTGCTAGGCGATTCCTTGCTTGCCGACAGGCTGCGTCAGGGAGCAACGGACAAACTTAGAGATATTGTAACCTCGATTCAGGCCGAGCAAAATAAAATTATTCGCGAGCCGCTTAATCAGGTGATCGTTATTCAGGGGGTAGCAGGCTCGGGGAAAAGCACGATTGGCTTGCATCGTCTTTCTTATCTTCTTTATAATGAAAAACTCAACCGGCATAAATTGATTGTTATAGCGCCAAACCGGATCTTTTTAGACTATATTTCAGAATTGCTGCCCGAAATTGATGCCACCGATATCCGGCAAATGGTGTGGGATGATTTAGTGGCGGCTATTACAGGTAAAGAATTGAAGATTGCTGAAGTCCAGAAACTTGAGCTCATTTTGGCGGGCAAAGATAAAGCGGGTATTCGTTTGCTCGAAGACACCGCTCAATTGAAAGGCTCATTAGATTTTTTACAAGTACTTCATACTTATCTAGAACAGAAAGTTCAGAAGTTTTGCCTTAAGCTGACAGAGATTGATTTATTTGATGGGCAGGTCATCATTTCTGCCCGCGAGCAGTTAGATAAGTTTATGGAAGATTTGAAAATGCCTTATAATGAACGGCTGCAGATGCTTACCCGTTATATTACCTTCAAAGTAACAAACTATGTAGAGGTACTTGAGTCTCTTCAAGCCAAGGGCAAGGGCAGCGATGATCGGGCAAAACGCTGCCGCAAAGAAGCAGAGAGCTTTCTGGATAAGTACTTTAAGCGCTGGTGTGCGGTGGATTTGCTGGAGGCTTATCGTGAGGTGTTTTCCAGTAAGGCTGCTTTTAAAAGTGTTCGTGATAAACGTTATGATGTAGAGGCCATCCGAAAGCATTCTCTGGCTGTTTTGGATAGTCAGCAGGTGGAGCGGGAAGATTTAGCGCCATTAGCTTATCTGGCTTATTTATTCAATGGCTGGGCCCATGTACCCAGATACGAGCATATTGTTGTTGATGAGGCTCAGGATTTGAATGCTTTAGAGTTTGCAATCTTAAAGCAGCTATCGGATAATGGTTCCTTTACCATCATGGGCGATCTCTCTCAAGGCATTCATTCGTATCGCAGTATCAGCAGCTGGAATGTTGTTCTCAAGGAAGTATTTGCCGATGCCCGAACGGTATACCGTGAAATTATCCATAGTTATCGCTCGGCAAAAGAGATTATTGATGTGTTCAATTGTGTTATGCCGCAAGGAAGTACCCGCGCAATTCCCGTCTATGAGATTGGCAGAAAACCTACCTTGGAAAGAATGGTGTCACGGGAAGATGGAATTATCCGCATGGTTGCAAGAATTGAATCCTTCTTAAAGCATGGTGCGAAATCAATCGGGATCATTACCAAGCATGAAAGCGATGCGGTTAGCCTGCATGAGCAACTTGTGACGGCAGCAACAGCGGTGGGAGTTAGGCAGCCTTTTCATCTGATTTCTGGCCAGGCTGCGAGTTATCAAGGCGGTATTTCAGTGCTGCCAGTTGCCTTGGCCAAGGGCTTGGAGTTTGATAGTGTGATCATTTGGAACGTTTCCGAATATTCTACTAGCCCACTCAATACCCGCCTGCTCTATGTAGCGTTGTCCCGGGCCATGCACAGTCTGCATGTGATGTATCAGGGACTGCCGCCCATTTCATTACATAAATATGCTAAAACCTATTTCGAAGTCAGTGACTAG
- a CDS encoding GGDEF domain-containing protein: MYNYFKTFISNVLNHLDEGVYFTDLNKNILYWNSGIQTISGHQFDQNNNPKCCQLITHIGINGEKLCNKQCPITKVLQDGEPLENSMFIRHKEGHLVPVTVKTFPVMKDGQVVGAIELLSDNTQKKFGHEKVKALTKTAYIDSLSGLVNKQYIENRLELMLKEIPEKRESFGLLYININGFRAINELYGVTTADKVLRMVATTLSACITSPNLLGRWHGASFIAILDTTNKTLPIMLASKIKMVISESVFPINGDTIQLTISVGYTTSQRLDSLDYIIERATKASLEEKEPAPPIAPVPNPSTPSTNNEPAPTKLRFHSKKLS; this comes from the coding sequence ATGTATAATTATTTTAAAACTTTTATCAGCAATGTGCTCAACCATCTCGATGAAGGTGTCTACTTCACTGATTTAAACAAGAATATCCTTTACTGGAATAGTGGTATTCAAACGATTTCAGGCCACCAATTTGATCAAAATAACAACCCAAAATGCTGCCAATTGATTACTCATATCGGGATAAATGGTGAAAAGCTTTGCAATAAACAATGTCCGATTACAAAGGTACTCCAAGATGGCGAGCCACTGGAAAACAGCATGTTTATTCGCCATAAAGAAGGACATTTAGTCCCTGTGACAGTGAAAACTTTCCCTGTTATGAAAGACGGTCAAGTCGTGGGAGCCATCGAACTTCTCTCCGATAATACGCAAAAAAAATTCGGTCACGAAAAAGTAAAAGCTTTAACAAAAACTGCCTATATTGACTCGCTTTCCGGGCTGGTCAACAAGCAATATATTGAAAATAGACTGGAACTCATGCTGAAGGAAATTCCGGAAAAAAGGGAATCCTTTGGCCTATTATATATCAATATCAATGGATTCCGGGCTATTAACGAGTTGTATGGAGTTACAACAGCCGACAAAGTATTAAGAATGGTTGCAACGACTTTGTCAGCCTGCATCACTTCACCCAATCTGCTTGGCCGCTGGCACGGAGCAAGTTTTATCGCTATTTTGGATACAACAAATAAAACCCTTCCAATCATGCTGGCTTCCAAAATTAAAATGGTCATTTCCGAGTCGGTTTTCCCGATTAATGGCGACACCATCCAGCTAACCATCTCGGTTGGCTACACCACTTCTCAACGTTTGGATTCGTTAGATTATATCATTGAACGGGCTACCAAAGCCTCTTTGGAAGAAAAAGAGCCAGCCCCTCCAATCGCACCAGTACCAAACCCCAGCACACCTTCCACCAATAATGAACCGGCGCCTACCAAGCTTCGCTTTCATTCAAAGAAACTATCTTAG
- the btuR gene encoding cob(I)alamin adenolsyltransferase/cobinamide ATP-dependent adenolsyltransferase: MFKKGYVHVYTGNGKGKTTAAIGLSIRALGAGKRVLFLQFMKTKVYSEHNILPQVSPLLTLETLGKPFFIVKEGTVPAEELAKWGDDVVVFPPGKPPQEYLEIMRNGIDRAKQAVSSGLYDLVVLDEVNVALFFDLVTWQQVQDIIDHKHESVELVLTGRGAPPELIERADLVTEMREVKHYYQNGVEARIGIEN, translated from the coding sequence ATGTTTAAAAAAGGCTATGTTCATGTTTATACAGGCAACGGTAAAGGTAAGACTACCGCGGCGATTGGGTTGTCCATTCGTGCTTTAGGAGCTGGCAAGCGGGTATTGTTTTTGCAGTTTATGAAAACTAAAGTTTACAGTGAACACAATATTTTGCCGCAGGTTTCGCCGCTTTTAACTTTAGAAACGTTGGGGAAGCCTTTTTTTATTGTGAAGGAAGGCACTGTACCGGCTGAGGAATTAGCGAAATGGGGGGATGACGTTGTCGTATTTCCTCCAGGCAAGCCGCCGCAGGAATATCTTGAAATCATGCGAAATGGAATTGACCGGGCCAAGCAAGCGGTAAGCAGCGGTTTGTATGATTTGGTGGTGTTGGATGAAGTTAATGTCGCGTTATTCTTTGATTTAGTGACTTGGCAGCAAGTTCAGGACATTATCGATCATAAACATGAATCGGTGGAACTGGTATTGACTGGGCGCGGCGCACCGCCGGAGCTTATCGAACGCGCCGATCTTGTTACTGAAATGCGTGAAGTCAAGCATTATTATCAGAATGGTGTCGAAGCGCGGATTGGAATAGAAAATTAA